A genomic stretch from Dyella sp. M7H15-1 includes:
- the fabZ gene encoding 3-hydroxyacyl-ACP dehydratase FabZ has translation MNTGPNNTAPITLPVNVEQIQQLLPHRYPFLLVDRVIEIVQDQSVVTLKNVTINEPFFNGHFPGHPVMPGVLIVEAMAQSAGLLTQLSARMKGGSPSSLFYLAKVDNARFNAPVVPGDQLRMEVHLKRLLRSMGLFEAHTLVNGKEVASCELMCAARSEK, from the coding sequence ATGAACACAGGCCCTAACAACACTGCTCCGATCACATTACCGGTGAACGTGGAGCAGATTCAACAATTGCTGCCACATCGCTACCCATTTCTGCTGGTCGATCGCGTGATCGAGATCGTGCAGGACCAGAGCGTGGTGACGCTGAAGAACGTCACCATCAACGAACCTTTCTTCAACGGCCATTTCCCTGGTCACCCGGTGATGCCGGGCGTGCTGATCGTGGAAGCGATGGCCCAGTCAGCCGGCTTGCTCACGCAGCTCAGTGCACGCATGAAGGGCGGCTCACCCAGCTCGTTGTTCTACCTGGCCAAGGTCGACAACGCCCGTTTCAACGCCCCCGTGGTGCCGGGTGACCAACTGCGCATGGAAGTACACCTCAAGCGCCTGTTGCGCAGCATGGGTCTGTTTGAAGCCCACACTCTGGTCAACGGCAAGGAAGTGGCTAGCTGCGAGCTGATGTGCGCCGCGAGGTCCGAGAAATGA
- the lpxA gene encoding acyl-ACP--UDP-N-acetylglucosamine O-acyltransferase, which translates to MIHPTAQIDPTAVIGKDVRMGAYTVIGADVHIGDRTVIGPHVVIQGPTHIGCDNRIAQFASLGGDPQDMKFAGERTELIIGDRNMIREFVTINRGTGDGGGATRVGNDNLLLAYVHIAHDCTVGNNTIFSNYSALAGHVEVGDWTVFAGYSGAHQFCKVGEHAFIAMGCLLGADVPPFLMMANDQAGRPRGLNTTGLKRRGFEPERITAIKRAYRTLYTSGLPLTEARDQLAEQAKESEDVRHMLEFLDRSERGLAR; encoded by the coding sequence ATGATCCATCCGACCGCGCAGATCGATCCCACTGCCGTCATCGGCAAAGATGTACGCATGGGTGCCTACACCGTGATTGGCGCCGATGTACATATTGGCGACCGCACGGTGATCGGCCCGCATGTTGTGATCCAGGGCCCGACGCACATTGGTTGCGATAATCGCATCGCACAATTTGCTTCGCTCGGCGGCGATCCGCAAGACATGAAGTTCGCGGGCGAGCGCACCGAGCTGATCATCGGCGACCGCAACATGATCCGCGAATTCGTCACCATCAATCGCGGCACCGGCGATGGTGGCGGCGCTACGCGCGTAGGCAATGACAACCTACTGCTTGCCTACGTGCATATTGCGCACGACTGCACCGTCGGCAACAACACCATCTTCTCCAACTATTCGGCGCTAGCCGGCCATGTTGAAGTCGGCGACTGGACGGTGTTTGCTGGTTATTCCGGCGCGCACCAATTCTGCAAGGTCGGCGAGCACGCCTTTATCGCCATGGGTTGCCTGCTCGGTGCCGACGTGCCCCCATTTCTGATGATGGCCAATGACCAGGCTGGACGTCCGCGCGGACTTAACACTACCGGGCTGAAGCGTCGCGGCTTCGAGCCAGAGCGCATCACCGCCATCAAGCGTGCGTATCGCACGCTCTACACCTCCGGTCTGCCATTGACCGAAGCTCGCGATCAACTGGCGGAACAAGCCAAGGAAAGCGAAGACGTGCGCCACATGCTTGAGTTTCTCGATCGTAGCGAGCGAGGGTTGGCACGTTGA
- the lpxB gene encoding lipid-A-disaccharide synthase: MSADANELTIAIIAGEDSGDQLGADLIVALRRQYPDARFIGIGDRRMQEHGFESWYDIRELSLFGFTEVISHLPRLLKLRKELIARLLREKPAIVVGIDAPDFNLGLERRLKQAGLRTVHYVSPSIWAWREKRADKMGQSASRVLCLFPMEPPIYARHGIDARFVGHPLADRFPLVSDRIPSRRALQLPLDVPVLAVLPGSRHAEIERLAAPFLDAARRVAAILPGLRIVIPAANSRALATLKTLLARGPHDEMMPVLLEGRAHDAMLAADVVMLASGTATLEAMLAKRPMVVGYRVSPISYRIARMFNMLKTDVYALPNILARTCGMGKSAMLVPELMQNNCTAAKLADATLSLFQDSERRGAIVNAFEQLHEALRGDLHGHAGDHAATAIAELIER, translated from the coding sequence ATGTCCGCTGATGCCAACGAACTAACGATCGCCATCATCGCCGGCGAAGACTCCGGCGACCAGCTCGGCGCCGATCTTATTGTGGCACTGCGCCGGCAATACCCCGATGCGCGTTTCATCGGCATCGGCGACCGCCGCATGCAGGAACACGGTTTCGAATCCTGGTACGACATCCGCGAACTGTCATTATTCGGCTTCACCGAGGTGATCAGCCACCTGCCGCGCCTGCTCAAGCTGCGCAAGGAACTCATCGCGCGCCTGCTTAGAGAAAAGCCAGCCATCGTCGTCGGCATCGATGCGCCCGATTTCAATCTTGGCCTCGAACGCCGCCTGAAACAGGCGGGCCTGCGCACCGTGCACTACGTCAGCCCATCGATCTGGGCATGGCGTGAAAAGCGTGCCGACAAGATGGGGCAGAGCGCCAGCCGTGTCCTGTGTCTGTTTCCGATGGAGCCACCGATCTATGCCAGACATGGCATTGATGCGCGCTTCGTGGGTCATCCGCTGGCTGACCGCTTCCCGCTCGTCTCCGATCGCATCCCGTCACGGCGTGCCTTGCAACTGCCGCTGGATGTCCCGGTGCTTGCTGTACTGCCTGGCAGTCGGCACGCGGAGATCGAGCGACTGGCTGCGCCGTTTCTGGATGCCGCGCGACGCGTCGCCGCCATCTTGCCTGGTCTGCGCATCGTTATTCCTGCTGCCAACTCCCGCGCACTCGCAACGTTGAAAACCCTGCTTGCACGCGGACCGCACGATGAGATGATGCCAGTGTTGCTGGAGGGCCGCGCGCACGATGCCATGCTGGCCGCGGACGTGGTGATGCTCGCGTCTGGCACCGCCACGCTGGAAGCCATGCTAGCCAAACGCCCGATGGTGGTGGGCTATCGCGTCTCCCCCATCAGTTACCGCATCGCACGCATGTTCAACATGCTCAAGACCGATGTCTATGCATTGCCGAATATTCTTGCCCGCACCTGTGGCATGGGCAAAAGCGCCATGCTCGTTCCCGAATTGATGCAGAACAATTGCACCGCGGCAAAACTGGCCGACGCCACGTTGTCGTTGTTCCAAGACAGTGAGCGGCGTGGCGCGATCGTCAACGCGTTCGAACAATTGCACGAAGCGTTGCGCGGCGATCTGCACGGCCATGCCGGCGATCACGCGGCGACGGCGATTGCTGAGTTGATCGAGCGATGA